The Gossypium arboreum isolate Shixiya-1 chromosome 6, ASM2569848v2, whole genome shotgun sequence DNA window tacctcaaattataaattttattaaataaacaaaaacacaaatacataaaaaaaacacCCATCATCTCTTTCCCATTCATCCTCTCCTCTAAcacaatataaaaaaaattatttcaactTATAGTGATCAAGGGTTATATTTAACTATTTGATTACATTAGAGAGAATGACTctatcaaataaaatattattttatatttaaatttaattaaattttaaaaaatacaataCAATAATAGCGATATTCTTAATGGctctattaaataaaatataatttcctTTTTacagttttaaatttaaaaaaaaacacataagtgcaacaaataaaataatatcttttaaaatttaaaaaattaaaaaacctGACACATACATCATAGTTTATTTCTGGGGCTTTCCTTGATATTTATATAGATAGTATCGTTATCTTTCGTTCGATGAACTTTGAATATTCATTCCAAATAATTTATGTACATAATCAAACTAGTgaatattttcgtattttattaaaaattttaagatcatattaataataaaaaaaaagccgGTAAATGCAAGTCTTAAGGAGACGTGATGAGGTGGAGAAAGGGTAACTTGTCCCAGTGGCAAAAATTGAAACCTAACATTAGACATGATTTAATTATGGGAAGGCATTTGGAAGTAGGATATACGTGGCCCCACGTGATTGGAAGTAATAGATATGTAATAACTGAAAAGTGGGACCCATCTTCTCTGTCCCTAGCGTCATATCCTTATCATCACCCCAAAACAAAAAGGGGAGTGATAATCCATCCATGATTCACGAGTAGGATTCCAGATACATGCATTAACATATcatcattcatttatttatactATATTTTCCTGATAAACTTCCTCCGCTCTGAAGCCTTTAATCCGTATTACGATCTCTTCTTCTATGATTCCCGGAAGCTAGGTGGCAGCTGCCCATCTTTTTTCACAACTAAACTTTTCCTTTCTTTCAACGTAGAGCGGTTCCTCTGTTTCaacgttattattattattatttttattattttcattgttaaACTCAATCAATATGATTTCTGAGTTTCAGACTAATATTTGTTCTAATGACATGTAATTCATACATGTTCATAGTCTCTACTCATCAGTTCAGTGatatatctttttctttcccagaACTGTTTGATCACCGCTTCAATTTGGGTTCATCTCATCTTTTAATTCTTCATTTACAAGTAAGTTGTATTTTCTTCAATCTCTGTTTCTCTCTCTTACGTGTTTGAATCTTTCCTCAACTTGTGTTTATATAACTTCAAAATCACACTTAATTTGTTCGATTGAATGAGAAATGATCCCAATAAAACAAACTGTCGGCGGTATTTAAATTTCTCAGTGACTGATCTCATTGAGGTATAATTGTTGTGCAGCAATTTGTTTCATTCTTAGTttgttttctattttattatGGGATCCTCTGTAAGAAACATACTTTGATTAGTATTTTTTGTTCAATCCCATTCTAAAGAAGCCTGTAATAGTCCTAgttgttcattttttttttcttttgttttctctgGTGAAGGTTCAAGATGCTTGGAAATGGAGTTGTTGggattctttctgagtcatcaaataaaTGGGAAAGAAGGGTTCCTCTCACCCCATCACATTGTGCTCGACTTTTACACAGCGGGAGGGAGAAAACAGGTATAGCTCGTATAATAGTGCAGCCATCGACGAAGCGCATCCATCACGATTCCCTCTACGAGGATGTTGGTTGTCACATATCAGATGACTTATCAGAATGTGGTCTTATTTTGGGTATCAAGCAACCAAAGGTGCTAAATGTTCACCATTCCCTATTGTTTACATTTTACAATCTTTTATGGCCTAACTGGTTGTGCTTTATTGCAGTTAGACATGATTCTTCCTAATAGAGCTTATGCCTTCTTCTCACATACTCACAAAGCTCAGAAGGAGAATATGCCATTATTAGATAAGGTAAGCTTCTTCTGTTGTATCTTTGTATGACACTATGAACTTATTGTATGACTTTGTCTATGGCATGCATGTAGATCCTCGCGGAGAGGGTATCGTTGTATGACTATGAGCTTATTGTTGGGGACAATGGTAAAAGGTTACTTGCATTTGGCAAATATGCTGGCAGAGCAGGAATGATCGATTTATTACGCGGATTGGGACAGCGTATGCTCTATGActctttaatccttttaaaattttggaGATTTTATCATTTGCATACCTTTGTCTATGTGAAGATGCTGAATTGTCATCAAATTTCAGGGTATTTGAGTCTTGGATATTCAACACCATTCCTGTCTCTGGGTGCATCATATATGTATCCTTCCTTGGCTGCTGCAAAGGCTGCAGTGATCACCGTGGGTGAAGAGATAGCTTCTCAGGGACTGCCTTCAGGGATATGTCCTGTAATCTTCGTATTCACGGGTTCCGGAAATGGTACTGGAACTTCTTACAACATTCAATTATGTGATCTTCCATCAGAATACATGTCTGTTGTGCTGCTACAGAGTTTGCATTCATTTGATGTTATTAGATTACTCAATGTATAAACTTGCCTAATACCACTGTTTTGCTTTGCAGTTTCTGTTGGTGCTCAAGAGATATTTAAACTACTTCCTCATGTTTTTGTTGAACCAAGCAGACTTCCAGAACTCTTTGGAAAGGTCAGTTTCCAATTTCAGTACTCCTTTTTTATGCATATAGTGGTATCTATCCAATCAATTTCCCCCACTTCTGATGCTGCTCTCATCAAAGTTTTTAAACCATTCTCAGGGAAGGAATGTTACATCAAAGAGGGTCTTTCAAGTTTATGGTTGTATCGTGACTAGTTGCGACATGGTTTCACACAAAGATCCTTCAAAAACATTTGATAAAGTAATTCATTCTCTCTACTTCTGGTTGTTTTTTCCTCTTCATTTTCGGTTCCGACCGAAAGACTGATCTTTGGTAttccttttctcttttcttttcaaattccaGGCAGATTATTATGCACATCCAGAACATTACAACCCCATTTTCCATGAAAAAATAGCCCCATATGCATCAGTAATTGGTAGGTTTGTTTTTCACTTTGTAAAGATTTCATTGCTTATAAATCACTGAAATGCGGTTTGTGACAGTGAATTGCATGTACTGGGAGAGAAGATTTCCTAGATTATTGAGTACCAAGCAGATTCAAGAACTAAACAAGAAAGGATGTCCACTTGTTGGGATCTCTGATATAACATGTGACATAGGGGGCTCAATTGAGTTTGTTAATCAAACCACATCAATAGACTCGCCTTTCTTCAGGTATTCTAATGCTGCTTTGATCCTCAAAATGCCTTGTTTTTTAGGCTACTGAAACACTAAAAGCAATCCCATTTTTGAAGTTCCatcaaaaatgaaattgaaatcatGGCCAGGAATCTGTCTTTATCCTACCCCAATAGCATAAAACACAGTACTGTGGAAGTGGAGGCTTAATGATTCCTAGTTCATACTTAATGATGGAGTTGATTTTGAAGCTCAAACTTTTACCATTGGTGTCAAATCCTAATCCAAATGCATATATATTGTGGATTGCATTTCAAATAATACTAAATCTACTATGATATTTGAAATACTCTTATATGGTCAATGATGCTTTTCAGATATGAGCCATTGACCGATTCGTACCATAATGACATGGATGGTAATGGCGTAATATGTTCAGCTGTTGATATTCTCCCAACTGAGTTTGCAAAAGAGGTGCAATTCATATTTCCCTTCCATGGTGTTTCCATTGAAGTTTATTGTTAGCCTTatggctttttttttctttgacctGTAGAATGAACAAGTTTTAATATTTATGCAGCTTATGTTCATTAACATGCCATTCTTAACTGTTTCAAGGCATCTCGACACTTTGGAGACATTCTATCACAGTTCGTTGGGAGTTTAGCTTCTACAGCAGACTTCACAAAGTTGCCTGCACACCTCACCAGAGCTTGTATCGTCCATGGGGGAACACTTACTACATTATATGAATATATCCCTCGTATGAGAAAGTCTGACACACTGTAAGCATTTTAATCCAATCTTGGGACATCAAAACCGAATTTGATCCATCCATACTTTCATAACTGAATATATCTTTTATTTCAGAGATATATCAGATAATCATACTAATGGACACATCAATAACAAAAAGAAATACAGTGTATTGGTAAGTATCTAAGTCCATCACATTATGGCTTTCGActaattaaatatcaaaataaaatgcgGGGATGAAATCCAAAATTTGATCAAGTAGAAGGAGcaaaatcaaatttaaccatCAGACCCTATTGTAATTCATGATGGACAGGTATCACTGAGTGGgcacttatttgatcagttcctTATAAATGAGGCATTGGATATAATAGAAGCAGCTGGTGGTTCCTTTCACTTGGTAAAGTGCCAAGTGGGCCAgagtaccgatgccatgtcctactcAGAGCTTGAGGTAAGTATACATAATTAATGCATCGGCTATTTATGCCATGTGATTAGGCTATCCACCTACTGGGTGGTTTATAATCAGAATAAATACAACCATTTGATCTCAATAAATATATAACCTAGACTATTCAAGTCTAATACTAATACAATCAATTTAAGTTAATTCTTATATTTAATTCAAGTTAAAAAATCTAGTGCTACTACTACTAGATAGGGCTGTAAATGAATCGAGTTTGAACAAACAAATTTATATTCATGttcgtttgtttatttttaaatttatttgtgtTCAGTTTGTGTCcgttaaaaatttatatttttgttaatgttcatttatttaaatttatgtatatttatgttCGTTTGTTTAATGTTCACGAACATATTCATTTAACTTAATCGAACATGTTCACGAACATTAAATGAACATGTTCATGAACATATAATTGAAGATATAATTGAAtaatgttaataaataataaacaaacaaacaaacaaacaataaatacatacatacacatatattgtttagatataaaatagtcaaatgtaaatattaataattctattataaattaaaaaatgcaaaccaacataattttattaatatatactaatgaaatttttataagaaaatatcgTAAATAAATAAACGAGTTTTAAACAAGCTTGTTCATGAACATAAACGAATCAAACACACTTTTTTTCATATTCATACTCATTTTGTTTAGcttaataaataaacataaacgAACCTTACAATTTACAAACAATTAATTGAATATTCTGTTCATTTACGCTCCTACTACCAGACTCGATACTGTTTCAATCAGAAAAAGTAAAATATTACACAAAATAACAAGAAACACACGGTTGTTGATACATGAAAAAGGACAAAAATATTCATGAATTCACTCCTCAGTTGCGTGATTATTCCAGTTACGTAATTCATACACCGGTTATCTTCTTCCTAAATCATCAAGAAATTGAAAGCGACTAGTTTTAAGCTATTTAGTTTCTAAATTTAGTTATGGCATATCTATTTCAAGTTAAAATTCATTACTAGAAGCCGGGTTTTCCTTTTTAGGTTGGTGCAGATGATGGGAAAGTTCTGGATCAGATCATTGATTCATTGACGTCTATAGCTAATCCAACTGAAAATCATGGAACCCCAAGTCAACAACTGAATAAGATTTCCCTCAAAGTTGGTAAGCTCCAGGAGACTGGGATGAAGAAAGACTCCGAATCCGACCCCCAAAGGAAGATGTTGGTGCTTATACTCGGCGCCGGCCGTGTTTGTCAACCGGCTTGCGAGCTGTTAGCCTCAATAGGAACTGCTGCTTCTCGCCAATGGTATAAAACTTGCCTCCAAAATGATTCCGAAGAGCAGATGGATGTTCATGTTATTGTTGCATCTCTATACCTTAAGGATGCAGAAGAGGTAACAGCTCGGACTTTTCATTTTTATTGAAATGTTCATGTCCGAGTATCATACTTGTGTTACTCTCAAGTCCGAGTAACATAAGCTTAGAAATCTCAGTTTATGTTCCGATAATGATGGATCTGATGGCAGATAATTCAAGGTATTCCGAATACAGCGGCAGTTGAGCTTGATGTCACTGATCATAGAGCTCTCCATCAGTATATTTCACAGGTAAGATGTAATAACTAATAGTACTAACTACATGCTGCAATGATCCAAGAAGCAATTTGTatcaaatgatatatatatatatatatatatgaatgaaatgatttGAAATGATTGATTCAGTAGCTTCTTGTTACTTTTATATGTAACCCTTTTGCTTAGTGTGCATCATTGTTTCAAGGCTTAGATCAGGGTCTTACATTATCATATATGCTTTTCTTCTGTGCCATTAACAGGTTGAGATCGTTATCAGTTTGTTGCCTGCTAGTTGCCATGTTGCAATAGCAAACGTGTGCGTCGAGGTACTTTCTCTTACACAATTCAGCATAGTGATAACTTCTGAAACACTGTATTTAGTGAAGAAGTACCTTGAAAACTGATGCTAGCTTTCTAGCATACCCTGTTGCAGTGGATAACCAAATGATTCAAACTTATGTTGTGCGAGCAATTAAAAATGATTCAATAGATGAAAGTAATAATCAAATGTTTGAGTTGTTACCGTGAATATGGTTCTTCAGTCATCATAGCTAAAATTATTGTATTAATATCACTTTATGCAGCTTAAAAAACATCTTGTCACAGCAAGCTATGTCGATGACTCCATGTTAATGATGGATGAAAAGGCCAAGAATGCTGGCATTACAATTCTTGGTGAAATGGGTTTGGACCCTGGAATAGGTAAATCTGGTTTTGCTTTGTAGTGCCTGTGTTTCTTAAAGCTTGCTCATGTCATTGGCTTCTGTAATAAAGCATGTTACTCAGACTCTTCTGGTTTCTTGAAGAACCCATTTTGGGCACATTTTTGAACATGGATGAGGAGATATGATTATCCTATACATAAAGAACATAATTATGGATTAAATATGTTGTTTCTGCTTTTCAGATCATATGATGGCAATGAAGATGATAAACCAAGCGCATCTCAAAAAGGGCAAAATAATGTCTTTCACTTCCTATTGTGGAGGGATCCCATCTCCAGCAGCTGCAAATAATCCATTGGCATATAAATTCAGGTCCATTGAATTATCTTCTAATGCTGAACAAGTAGAATTGTGTTAAGATAGGCTGTTAAACTCTATTTTAGACTACATGGTTTAACTGAAGCACACATTGTTCTGtttttttgtttggttttggAGTTAGAAGGCCAACTAATTGTTTCCCTGATGATATTACTCTTATAAATGAATGGAAGTTGAATGTTTGAGCACCATAGTTATAACTCACAAATGTTACTCTTGATTTTTCAGTTGGAATCCTGCCGGAGCTATTAAAGCAGGACGAAATCCTGCCACGTACAAATCTCAGGGTGAAACAGTACATGTAAATGGTAAACTGTCAACTTCTATAACAAGTCAAAGAAAAACGATTTATGTATCCAAGTCAACTTGTTTTACTATAAACATGTATATTAATCACCCTTTATTATAGTTACATATATATGATCCGTAATTAGTTAAAGACTTATGTCTGTATATTAGTGTCATGTAATGGCTACAAATTTATGGATTTACCTTTTATTGTTTCACTTAATCGGTCATGTTTTCAGGGGATGACCTCTATGATTCGGCTGTGAGATTTCGGATACCTGATCTTCCAGCTTTTGCATTGGAGTGCCTTCCTAATCGTAACTCGTTAACTTATGGGGATCTGTATGGGATCGGACATGAAGCATCCACAATATTCCGTGGAACTCTCCGCTATGAAGGCATGGGATTCCCCTCTTGAGTTTTGCTACTCCTAATTCTGTTTAAGCTTCAATGCTAGAAATTTGAATCTATATTAACATCTTTATATTTTTTCCAGGTTTTAGTGAGATAATGGCCACACTTGCAAGAATTGGTATATTCAATGCCGAAACTCTTCCACTTCTCAAACATGAAGGTCGACCAACATTTAGAAATTTCCTTTGTGAGCTTCTGAAAATTGATACTAAAGACATGAATGAAGTTGTAGTTGGGGAAAAAAAGATAGCCGAAAGGATCCTAGAACTTGGACATTGCAAGGAGCCAGGAGTTGCTGTAAAGGCTGCCAAAACGATTGTGTAATCCCAATTTACATTCTAATATCAATTATGTATTCTTTTGACATAGCAATCAAAAGTTGCAAACCATAACACTCTTCATCTGTTTCAGGTTTTTGGGGCTAAACGAACAGACAGGAATCCCGGTTTCGTGCCAAAGCGCATTTGCTGTAACATGTCATCGAATGGAAGAAAGGCTAACATACTCTAACACAGAACAGGTATATATAAATTACTCATAATTTAATGAGAAAAAAGTTGGATGAATTTTTTCACAAGCTGTTTGATTTGATCCTCAGGATATGGTTTTGTTGCACCATGAAGTGGAAGTAGATTTCCCTGATAGCAAACAGACCGAGCGCCATACCGCGACTTTACTGGAATTCGGGAAGGCTAAGAATGGAAAAATGATATCTGCTATGGCCCTTACTGTTGGCGTTCCAGTAGCAATTGGAGCTCTGGTACACTTTTAACAACATTTCGCTTCTTCCCTTATAATTGAAAATGCTTTGAAATTAATTTATTGTAATTTTGATGGTTTCAGCTTTTAATTGTAAACAAGATCAAAACAAGAGGTGTATTGAGGCCTATTGTTCCTGAAGTTTATCTACCAGGTAATTTTCTCCATACCCATTGCATAACTTTCTTTTGCTTTATTCCATTAATTTTGAGATTTTTAACCATCAATAGTATTGACCGTGGCAGCTTTGGAAATTGCTCAAGCCTATGGTATCAAACTGATGGAGAAAACCGAGTGACCACCATTTCTCAAGATATCTATGATTCTCGGGGAGTGGATATAAATGCCGGTTTAAAACCAGACATTTCAAAGCATAAAGTGCTTATGTAAGTATATAATGTGCATACTCCAATACGTAAAAATGCATATATAGTTTATTTCGAGGGGCATGTAAACAACAGATGTTATTTAGTAAATGAATATATAAACACTATTTGAATGCCATTGATGGAAAGAGTTTATTTGTAAATTGTAATGCACGGCTACCTGTCAGGTGGATTCACTGCAGATGCTAATGATCTACTCCTTCACATAGGCTTTGCATGTCATCATTATTACTAAACAAAAGAACCCTTGCAAGTAAAGGAAAAAAATACAAAACTTGATACTACAGTTGGAAAAGAACCTTGAATTTGGATATTATAGCCAGTTGAGCAACTCAATGATACGTCACTTCACCCAATTTGGATCTCACTAATGTTTTTTCCCCCTAAACTCAAACTGGACAAAAGGATAGCTAAAAAGAAAACTTTCCTTCTTCAGTGGAACCCTCCGTACTCTACGGAATTACTAATTACATTAATGCATTATTCCACTCACATTCCTTCCAGTTTCTGTCTTCAATGTCAATACAACCATGTCCCCAATTTTGGGTGGTCTCCTTAATGGTTGATTTGCCCTGAACAATAACAAGCTCAAATTTTTCGGGACTATCAAATGTTTTTGAGTACGAGAAACAGTTAACAAAACTGTGAAGTAGGAGTCTGACCATAAAGACCATATTAAAGGATGGTAGAACTAACGATCCAAGACGCTATTTGTTGTTCCACTTCTTCCCAGCTATGCACTTTAGTCACCAGAGGATGTTCATCAATTGATTGCGTCTTACACCAAGGATAAGAATTCTCGTAATCAAAAAGCAGAACCCTGATTCCAACTTGAGCACACTCAATAGCATATCTAGGGTTATCATCAATTAGGATCTTGGCTCCTAACAACCTGCAGCAGAAATCAACATAACAACCAAAGGGTTTATCAGAAATAACTTCTCCAAGGAATTAATAACCTCGGCAAGACAACTACCATGAAAAGATGCTGGTTACTTGCATCATTCTTAATAAACAAACAATTGCACTTGAAATCATTAAAGGAATTCACGGATGAAAATGGAGCTCCTACTAAAATCATCCAAAAGCAATGTTATGGGTTAACAAGGCCTTATGAGCATACCGGCATATCTCTGACTTGGGTCTAGATTCACCATCAAGAGCAAAATGGTTGCCAAAGTGAATCTCATGAAAAAGTCCGGGATAATGCTTCTCTAACCACTCAATTGTATGGTCCTTGATCACATTCTGCCGAGACCTACTCGAACAATTATGAAAGAACTGCTTAAGTGAACAGATCAGAAATAAAGGCATCATTAAGTAAGAATAGTATGCATACATACGTTACAACGGAAAGGTTACAGAATCTAGATAACTTGTGAAGCGCCCTCTGAGCGCCTGGGAGTGGATGGATACCATTCTTGAAGTATGGTGTCTTGAAGAACTCATGGACACGGATATCAGCTGCCAAAACAACAAAACAGGGTATGTTTTTAAGTAATCCTTAGCCAAAGAGTTGAAAGTTTTTTCAGAAAGAATATCAGAACATTCAGCATTTTATTAAACAATAAGAACATATGCAAAATGTAGAAACCTCAGCAAGTTTGCAAAAAGTTACTAAATCTGATACTTCTCctttattatgatgaaaaaaaGAAATTCCTCAAATCACTTCCTAATAAGGATTCTATTAGTCTATTTATTCTATTACTCTATTTGTTTAAAGTAGGAATTCAGAAAACAAGAGAAACCCACAAAAGACTACACCTAGGTTGACAACCTTAACCTTTCATGCATAAAAAAGCTATATTCAGGGCAATTTATACAAAATTTGATGAAATTCAATATAGCAGTAGCAGCATCTTACTGGATGCCTTTTGTGAcatgaatttaatatatatatacatccacAGAGGAATCAATCAGTATGTCTAGTGATACCTTCATCACGAGAACAGTTCCATATCTGTAACAAaaataaaacatgcattagaacaCTTACTAAGAAACCTAACCAACATTGAAACAGTATCTGGCTACCTAGTAGAAAATACAATGACAAAAGTAAAGCTACTAAACTGGAAGACCCCAAGTCCCCAACCGCAGAGTAAACCATCAAGCATGTTACTGCAACTTAAACATGGAAGCAAATTCATTTCACAATAATTTACAGAATGAGACCATTACTGACATAACTTGAAGTGCAAATGGCTAGCAGCATTCTAGTAGAAACTATTCACACACAAAATGGTAGCACAAAAGACAGAACTTCGCAGCTAAAAACCCCTTGAAGCCTTAGCTAATTCTACAACAATCATATAAAGATATGCCTGGCATAAAAATGAGACTTTTTCCCCTTCCCTTAACCTCGCCAGCTTTGCTGTACTCAGTGAAGAGCCACTTCTTCTTTGTTTCTTCTGTGGGTCTTCGCCCACTCACAAAATTATGGTTCATCATCTTTTCCACTTAATTAAAACTCAACACTGATTGACTTATAGTACCAAAAGAATGCCAAGTATTCTCGAATCTTGACTTCATTCTACTACAATTCCCAACAATGAATAAACAAATCATGAAAAATAAAATCTTACCCTGAAAAACTCGTAAACATGGTACTCCGAAACTGAATGATTTAACGAATAACGATCCGCT harbors:
- the LOC108486123 gene encoding uncharacterized protein LOC108486123; amino-acid sequence: MLQKQSSSVRFFFNQISNCNHKGNDIFMAFLARNDSLFSRHLHTSPNDQRRCFQFLGKLVPLENYNVSRCGSGGDFKFNKAASGLNLTVKSCLNDSPRKWDQKALAFASQLASELEISKHDEPQKRANTVADSRGLSQRGTLDFPDKPLPEKIVVAVDVDEVLGNFVSALNRFIADRYSLNHSVSEYHVYEFFRIWNCSRDEADIRVHEFFKTPYFKNGIHPLPGAQRALHKLSRFCNLSVVTSRQNVIKDHTIEWLEKHYPGLFHEIHFGNHFALDGESRPKSEICRLLGAKILIDDNPRYAIECAQVGIRVLLFDYENSYPWCKTQSIDEHPLVTKVHSWEEVEQQIASWIVSSTIL
- the LOC108486121 gene encoding alpha-aminoadipic semialdehyde synthase isoform X3; this encodes MNSLLSCVIIPVGADDGKVLDQIIDSLTSIANPTENHGTPSQQLNKISLKVGKLQETGMKKDSESDPQRKMLVLILGAGRVCQPACELLASIGTAASRQWYKTCLQNDSEEQMDVHVIVASLYLKDAEEIIQGIPNTAAVELDVTDHRALHQYISQVEIVISLLPASCHVAIANVCVELKKHLVTASYVDDSMLMMDEKAKNAGITILGEMGLDPGIDHMMAMKMINQAHLKKGKIMSFTSYCGGIPSPAAANNPLAYKFSWNPAGAIKAGRNPATYKSQGETVHVNGDDLYDSAVRFRIPDLPAFALECLPNRNSLTYGDLYGIGHEASTIFRGTLRYEGFSEIMATLARIGIFNAETLPLLKHEGRPTFRNFLCELLKIDTKDMNEVVVGEKKIAERILELGHCKEPGVAVKAAKTIVFLGLNEQTGIPVSCQSAFAVTCHRMEERLTYSNTEQDMVLLHHEVEVDFPDSKQTERHTATLLEFGKAKNGKMISAMALTVGVPVAIGALLLIVNKIKTRGVLRPIVPEVYLPALEIAQAYGIKLMEKTE
- the LOC108486121 gene encoding alpha-aminoadipic semialdehyde synthase isoform X2 encodes the protein MKKDKNIHEFTPQLRDYSNDGKVLDQIIDSLTSIANPTENHGTPSQQLNKISLKVGKLQETGMKKDSESDPQRKMLVLILGAGRVCQPACELLASIGTAASRQWYKTCLQNDSEEQMDVHVIVASLYLKDAEEIIQGIPNTAAVELDVTDHRALHQYISQVEIVISLLPASCHVAIANVCVELKKHLVTASYVDDSMLMMDEKAKNAGITILGEMGLDPGIDHMMAMKMINQAHLKKGKIMSFTSYCGGIPSPAAANNPLAYKFSWNPAGAIKAGRNPATYKSQGETVHVNGDDLYDSAVRFRIPDLPAFALECLPNRNSLTYGDLYGIGHEASTIFRGTLRYEGFSEIMATLARIGIFNAETLPLLKHEGRPTFRNFLCELLKIDTKDMNEVVVGEKKIAERILELGHCKEPGVAVKAAKTIVFLGLNEQTGIPVSCQSAFAVTCHRMEERLTYSNTEQDMVLLHHEVEVDFPDSKQTERHTATLLEFGKAKNGKMISAMALTVGVPVAIGALLLIVNKIKTRGVLRPIVPEVYLPALEIAQAYGIKLMEKTE
- the LOC108486121 gene encoding alpha-aminoadipic semialdehyde synthase isoform X1 — encoded protein: MLGNGVVGILSESSNKWERRVPLTPSHCARLLHSGREKTGIARIIVQPSTKRIHHDSLYEDVGCHISDDLSECGLILGIKQPKLDMILPNRAYAFFSHTHKAQKENMPLLDKILAERVSLYDYELIVGDNGKRLLAFGKYAGRAGMIDLLRGLGQRYLSLGYSTPFLSLGASYMYPSLAAAKAAVITVGEEIASQGLPSGICPVIFVFTGSGNVSVGAQEIFKLLPHVFVEPSRLPELFGKGRNVTSKRVFQVYGCIVTSCDMVSHKDPSKTFDKADYYAHPEHYNPIFHEKIAPYASVIVNCMYWERRFPRLLSTKQIQELNKKGCPLVGISDITCDIGGSIEFVNQTTSIDSPFFRYEPLTDSYHNDMDGNGVICSAVDILPTEFAKEASRHFGDILSQFVGSLASTADFTKLPAHLTRACIVHGGTLTTLYEYIPRMRKSDTLDISDNHTNGHINNKKKYSVLVSLSGHLFDQFLINEALDIIEAAGGSFHLVKCQVGQSTDAMSYSELEVGADDGKVLDQIIDSLTSIANPTENHGTPSQQLNKISLKVGKLQETGMKKDSESDPQRKMLVLILGAGRVCQPACELLASIGTAASRQWYKTCLQNDSEEQMDVHVIVASLYLKDAEEIIQGIPNTAAVELDVTDHRALHQYISQVEIVISLLPASCHVAIANVCVELKKHLVTASYVDDSMLMMDEKAKNAGITILGEMGLDPGIDHMMAMKMINQAHLKKGKIMSFTSYCGGIPSPAAANNPLAYKFSWNPAGAIKAGRNPATYKSQGETVHVNGDDLYDSAVRFRIPDLPAFALECLPNRNSLTYGDLYGIGHEASTIFRGTLRYEGFSEIMATLARIGIFNAETLPLLKHEGRPTFRNFLCELLKIDTKDMNEVVVGEKKIAERILELGHCKEPGVAVKAAKTIVFLGLNEQTGIPVSCQSAFAVTCHRMEERLTYSNTEQDMVLLHHEVEVDFPDSKQTERHTATLLEFGKAKNGKMISAMALTVGVPVAIGALLLIVNKIKTRGVLRPIVPEVYLPALEIAQAYGIKLMEKTE